A region of Elusimicrobiota bacterium DNA encodes the following proteins:
- the rpsF gene encoding 30S ribosomal protein S6: protein MKEAHSLIHYETVFLLPGDAQPQKVDDFVEKVKSLIAQKGGEVTLADKWGRRRLAYPIRRQREGYYTFLQFKAEPSFVAELNQFFRVSEEVLRQVICKALKGKPASPLMTLPPMVSHDSHGPRSSGHGGPSAAPAVTAVPVAAAPEVSHADAPAPRPA from the coding sequence ATGAAGGAGGCGCATTCCTTGATCCATTACGAGACAGTCTTTTTACTCCCCGGCGACGCCCAACCCCAAAAGGTGGACGATTTCGTCGAGAAAGTGAAATCCCTCATCGCCCAGAAGGGCGGCGAAGTGACGCTGGCGGATAAATGGGGCCGGCGCCGTCTGGCCTACCCGATCCGCCGTCAGCGCGAGGGCTATTACACCTTCCTCCAATTCAAGGCCGAACCTTCCTTCGTGGCGGAATTGAACCAATTCTTCCGGGTGTCGGAAGAGGTTCTCCGCCAAGTGATCTGCAAGGCGCTGAAAGGAAAACCGGCGTCTCCCCTGATGACTCTTCCGCCGATGGTTTCCCACGATTCCCATGGACCGCGTTCCTCCGGACACGGCGGTCCTTCGGCCGCGCCGGCCGTCACCGCCGTGCCGGTGGCCGCCGCCCCCGAGGTTTCCCATGCCGACGCTCCTGCGCCTCGTCCAGCTTAA